One stretch of Serinicoccus hydrothermalis DNA includes these proteins:
- a CDS encoding alpha/beta fold hydrolase, translating into MTLRDVQTARTTTAVREAGDPSAPTVVLIHGNVSSSAFFDVLIDALAADFHVLAPDFRGYGDSARATIDATRGMADLSDDVAAVLDALGVDGPVDVLGWSAGGNVALQLAIDHPQRVRRLVLEAPGSPFGFGGSTGEDGRPVADDFAGSGGGTANPQFCAALAAGDRGEEPTSPRTTLRAFYVAPGFTFAPEVEEAYLDAMLKTSVGDDVYPGDTVTSGNWPGVAPGTTGMNNALSPKYLDQSGFADLDPAPPVLWIRGDSDQIVSDTSMFDLAQLGKLGAVPGYPGEEVCPTQPMVSQVRAVLEAAGDYTEVVYEGCGHSPHLEQPERFADEVRAFLRS; encoded by the coding sequence ATGACACTCCGTGACGTCCAGACCGCCCGCACCACGACCGCCGTCCGCGAGGCGGGGGACCCGAGCGCACCGACCGTCGTGCTCATCCACGGCAACGTGTCGTCCTCGGCCTTCTTCGACGTGCTCATCGACGCGCTCGCGGCCGACTTCCACGTGCTCGCGCCCGACTTCCGGGGGTATGGCGACTCCGCCCGGGCCACGATCGACGCCACCCGGGGCATGGCGGACCTGTCCGACGACGTCGCGGCGGTCCTCGACGCGCTGGGCGTGGATGGACCGGTGGACGTGCTCGGCTGGTCGGCCGGCGGCAACGTCGCGCTGCAGCTGGCGATCGACCACCCGCAGCGGGTGCGGCGGCTGGTGCTCGAGGCGCCGGGCAGCCCGTTCGGCTTCGGCGGCAGCACCGGGGAGGACGGCCGGCCGGTGGCCGACGACTTCGCCGGCAGCGGCGGCGGCACCGCCAACCCGCAGTTCTGCGCGGCGCTCGCGGCCGGTGACCGCGGGGAGGAGCCGACGAGCCCGCGCACCACGCTGCGCGCGTTCTACGTCGCGCCCGGGTTCACCTTCGCGCCCGAGGTGGAGGAGGCATACCTCGACGCGATGCTCAAGACCTCGGTCGGCGACGACGTCTACCCGGGCGACACCGTGACCAGCGGCAACTGGCCCGGGGTGGCGCCGGGCACGACGGGGATGAACAACGCGCTGTCGCCGAAGTACCTCGACCAGTCCGGCTTCGCCGACCTCGACCCGGCCCCGCCGGTGCTGTGGATCCGCGGCGACTCCGACCAGATCGTGTCGGACACCTCGATGTTCGACCTGGCGCAGCTGGGCAAGCTCGGCGCGGTGCCGGGCTACCCCGGCGAGGAGGTCTGCCCGACCCAGCCCATGGTGAGCCAGGTACGCGCGGTCCTGGAGGCGGCCGGCGACTACACCGAGGTGGTCTACGAGGGCTGCGGCCACAGCCCGCACCTGGAGCAGCCGGAGCGCTTCGCCGACGAGGTCCGCGCCTTCCTCCGGTCCTGA
- a CDS encoding helix-turn-helix domain-containing protein, protein MAYTFTESASPLVSVLWWVEVEEDATYTDAANEFWGIAFSRRHGHTDVVATLIGPSTQPRTLDLRAGERGWGVELPAHVFLRHVPKLSLLGEIRDLPCDGASVEIGGVRLPVPGYADTRALEEMVTLLHRQGVLLTDEAIAAALAGDATAYSDRQLRRRSSAAAGMGPKQLQQLARARAAYRLLHAGRTLAEAAVEAGYSDQAHMTRGMRAVAGTSPAWILAADLDSFGSRPGEDGRFVQSLHSEPEANWHADAWEEPAGDGAGSAEQSAWSGAAGGEAWTPAKVDVPTAFALFGGDLMMPPRELCERFFAVERFTLYPEGGHWPALEEPEQVVRDLLAFADGRS, encoded by the coding sequence GTGGCCTACACCTTCACCGAGTCCGCCTCGCCGCTGGTCTCCGTCCTGTGGTGGGTCGAGGTGGAGGAGGACGCGACCTACACCGACGCGGCGAACGAGTTCTGGGGCATCGCGTTCAGCCGACGCCACGGGCATACCGACGTCGTCGCCACCCTCATCGGGCCCAGCACGCAGCCGCGGACCCTCGACCTGCGCGCAGGGGAGCGCGGCTGGGGCGTCGAGCTGCCCGCGCACGTCTTCCTCCGGCACGTCCCGAAGCTGTCGCTGCTCGGCGAGATTCGCGACCTGCCGTGCGACGGCGCGTCCGTCGAGATCGGTGGGGTCCGGCTGCCCGTCCCCGGGTATGCCGACACCCGCGCCCTGGAGGAGATGGTCACCCTGCTGCACCGTCAGGGCGTGCTGCTGACCGACGAGGCCATCGCGGCTGCGCTCGCCGGGGACGCCACGGCCTACTCCGACCGGCAGCTGCGGCGCCGGTCCAGCGCGGCGGCGGGGATGGGCCCGAAACAGCTGCAGCAGCTGGCGCGGGCGCGTGCTGCATACCGGCTCCTGCACGCAGGTCGGACCCTCGCCGAGGCCGCGGTGGAGGCGGGCTACAGCGACCAGGCGCACATGACCCGGGGGATGCGCGCGGTCGCCGGGACGAGCCCGGCCTGGATCCTCGCCGCCGACCTCGACTCCTTCGGCAGTCGGCCGGGTGAGGACGGCCGGTTCGTGCAATCGCTCCACTCCGAGCCCGAGGCGAACTGGCATGCGGACGCCTGGGAGGAGCCGGCCGGTGACGGCGCGGGCTCGGCGGAGCAGTCCGCCTGGAGCGGCGCGGCCGGTGGCGAGGCGTGGACACCCGCCAAGGTCGACGTGCCGACCGCCTTCGCCCTCTTCGGCGGTGACCTGATGATGCCGCCGCGCGAGCTGTGCGAGCGCTTCTTCGCCGTGGAGCGCTTCACCCTCTACCCGGAGGGCGGTCACTGGCCTGCGCTGGAGGAGCCGGAGCAGGTCGTCCGCGACCTGCTGGCCTTCGCCGACGGCAGGAGCTGA
- the paaK gene encoding phenylacetate--CoA ligase PaaK, with product MTLPEIDERPDLHDEAETWSVDQLRAHQLERLQSCVRRAYDGVDHYRRRLDAHGVHPDDITSLDDVRRLPFTTKADLRDNYPFGLFAVPREQCVRVHASSGTTGRPTVVGYTQGDIDTWATLVARSLRAAGTRPGDLVHVAYGYGLFTGGLGAHYGAERLGCTVVPMSGGQTDKQIQLITDFGPRVIMVTPSYFLSLVDAMTEKGIDPADTSLQIGVFGAEPWTEGMRAEIEQRCQMHATDIFGLSEMMGPGVAQECVETKDGLTLWEDHFYPEIIDPITEEPLPDGEEGELVLTAMTREAMPVLRYRTRDLTRLLPGTARPGMRRLAKITGRSDDLMIVRGVNVFPTQIEELVLATPGLTPHFQCILTRPGRMDQLTINVEGEPGLGSEDRNRLAGELGKQIKDRIGTTAQVVVLAEGGVERSVGKARRIVDQRDA from the coding sequence ATGACCCTGCCCGAGATCGACGAGCGCCCCGACCTGCACGACGAGGCCGAGACCTGGTCGGTCGACCAGCTGCGCGCCCACCAGCTCGAGCGGCTGCAGAGCTGCGTGCGGCGCGCGTACGACGGGGTGGACCACTACCGCCGCCGGCTTGATGCGCACGGGGTGCACCCGGACGACATCACCAGCCTCGACGACGTCCGGCGACTGCCCTTCACGACGAAGGCCGACCTGCGCGACAACTACCCGTTCGGGCTCTTCGCCGTGCCGCGGGAGCAGTGCGTGAGGGTGCACGCGAGCTCGGGCACGACCGGGCGACCGACCGTCGTCGGCTACACCCAGGGCGACATCGACACCTGGGCCACCCTCGTCGCCCGCTCGCTGCGCGCCGCGGGCACGCGGCCCGGCGACCTCGTCCACGTCGCCTACGGCTACGGGCTGTTCACCGGCGGGCTGGGCGCGCACTACGGCGCCGAGCGGCTCGGCTGCACCGTCGTGCCGATGAGCGGCGGGCAGACGGACAAGCAGATCCAGCTCATCACCGACTTCGGGCCGCGCGTCATCATGGTGACGCCCTCCTACTTCCTCTCCCTCGTCGACGCGATGACCGAGAAGGGCATCGACCCGGCCGACACCTCGCTGCAGATCGGCGTCTTCGGGGCCGAGCCGTGGACCGAGGGGATGCGCGCCGAGATCGAGCAGCGCTGCCAGATGCACGCGACCGACATCTTCGGGCTCTCCGAGATGATGGGCCCGGGCGTCGCGCAGGAGTGCGTCGAGACCAAGGACGGGCTGACGCTCTGGGAGGACCACTTCTACCCCGAGATCATCGACCCGATCACCGAGGAGCCGCTGCCCGACGGCGAGGAGGGCGAGCTCGTGCTCACCGCGATGACGCGGGAGGCGATGCCGGTGCTGCGCTACCGCACCCGCGACCTCACCCGGCTGCTGCCTGGGACCGCACGGCCCGGTATGCGCCGGCTCGCCAAGATCACCGGCCGCAGCGACGACCTCATGATCGTGCGCGGGGTCAACGTCTTCCCCACGCAGATCGAGGAGCTCGTGCTCGCGACGCCCGGGCTGACGCCGCACTTCCAGTGCATCCTCACCCGCCCGGGTCGCATGGACCAGCTGACGATCAACGTCGAGGGCGAGCCGGGCCTGGGCAGCGAGGACCGCAACCGGCTCGCCGGTGAGCTGGGCAAGCAGATCAAGGACCGCATC
- the paaI gene encoding hydroxyphenylacetyl-CoA thioesterase PaaI, whose protein sequence is MTDTDLSHVHRMWDQDRASAALGIELLDVEVETTEGGRRLGRARTRMRIVDTMVNGHDIAHGGYVFTLADSTFALACNATGRTTVAASCDITYLLPSRLDDVLVATAAERVSYGRSGITDVTVCRASDSAVVAEFRGHSRAIRPS, encoded by the coding sequence GTGACCGACACCGATCTCAGCCACGTCCACCGCATGTGGGACCAGGACAGGGCCTCCGCCGCCCTCGGCATCGAGCTCCTCGACGTCGAGGTCGAGACCACCGAGGGAGGCCGTCGCCTGGGTCGGGCCCGCACCCGCATGCGGATCGTCGACACGATGGTCAACGGCCACGACATCGCCCACGGGGGCTACGTCTTCACCCTCGCCGACTCCACCTTCGCCCTCGCCTGCAACGCGACCGGCCGCACCACGGTCGCGGCGAGCTGCGACATCACCTATCTCCTCCCCTCACGGCTCGACGACGTCCTCGTCGCCACCGCGGCCGAGCGGGTGAGCTACGGCCGCAGCGGGATCACGGACGTCACGGTATGCCGCGCCTCCGACAGTGCCGTCGTCGCCGAGTTCCGCGGGCACTCCCGGGCCATCAGGCCGTCGTGA
- a CDS encoding NUDIX hydrolase → MPAPEEEVEPAAVRLRAVADGVVALTGLSGLGGRDPEGAVAAVVAMVEQAFADGRQRVEAEVRADDVDTRRLLQRAGLRPEGVSRGRGSTADGEAVDLLRLGRLADDPAPGEPGAFLGMLNATLPKKRVIAQGVVRDGRGHVLLCELTYKREWDLPGGVVDPGESPRTTLRRELQEELGADLPVGELLAVNWLPRYRQWEDALLLVFDLGVHPDLADGAVLQASEIGAVHWVAPDQVADHVAPYVARHLASIGSGEAAGMVLEDGIPPQE, encoded by the coding sequence ATGCCCGCTCCCGAGGAGGAGGTCGAGCCCGCGGCCGTGCGGCTGCGCGCCGTGGCGGACGGGGTGGTCGCGCTCACCGGGCTGTCCGGGCTGGGCGGCCGCGACCCCGAGGGTGCCGTGGCGGCCGTGGTCGCGATGGTGGAGCAGGCCTTCGCCGATGGGCGCCAGCGGGTCGAGGCCGAGGTCCGCGCCGACGACGTCGACACGCGGCGCCTGCTGCAGCGGGCCGGGCTGCGGCCCGAGGGGGTCAGCCGCGGGCGCGGCAGCACGGCCGACGGGGAGGCGGTGGACCTGCTGCGGCTCGGCCGGCTGGCCGACGACCCGGCCCCGGGCGAGCCGGGTGCCTTCCTCGGGATGCTCAACGCGACGCTGCCCAAGAAGCGGGTCATCGCCCAGGGCGTCGTCCGCGACGGTCGCGGGCACGTGCTGCTGTGCGAGCTGACCTACAAGCGGGAGTGGGACCTGCCCGGCGGGGTGGTCGACCCCGGCGAGTCGCCGCGGACCACGCTGCGCCGCGAGCTGCAGGAGGAGCTCGGCGCCGACCTGCCCGTCGGCGAGCTGCTCGCGGTCAACTGGCTGCCGCGCTACCGCCAGTGGGAGGACGCGCTGCTGCTCGTCTTCGACCTCGGCGTACACCCGGACCTGGCCGACGGCGCGGTGCTGCAGGCCAGCGAGATCGGCGCCGTCCACTGGGTCGCGCCGGACCAGGTCGCCGACCACGTCGCGCCCTACGTGGCGCGCCACCTGGCCTCGATCGGGTCCGGCGAGGCGGCCGGGATGGTGCTGGAGGACGGCATACCGCCGCAGGAGTGA
- the paaN gene encoding phenylacetic acid degradation protein PaaN: MATTATTHPLLDTHRETLEAATQALRERSYYSRYPESPSPRVYGEGSSERGQLAHQETLNKDFDGLEEQPTTGRSVGSEKSPYGPTLGVRYPELDVDAAMEAAQQALPAWRDAGAEVRAAVLTEVIERINARSHEMAHAVMHTSGQPFVMSFQAGGPHAQDRALEAVVVALEEQRRVPESVTWEKPAKGDPIRMQKDYRIVPRGVALVIGCNTFPTWNAYPGIFASLATGNPVVIKPHPHAVLPLALTVQIARETLAEAGFDPALVQLAAEDDGGTLAKDLALHPAVKIIDYTGGPGFGHWLETEAAGAGKLVYTEKAGLNTVVVDSTDDLKGMLGNLAFSFSLYSGQMCTAPQNVYVPPTVRTDEGDLSAAEFAEKLGQAISGFTADDAKAVEVLGATVNDDVRGRATDIPGLADRLGGDVVLDSRAVAHPSYPDAVVRTPALVGVDAANDAAYTQECFGPVAFVIRTEDTADSLRRFSRTVAEHGGMTAAVYATDEEVLDDAREAAADAGVALSENLTGQIFVNQTAAFSDFHGTGANPAANAAYADAAFVSNRFRVITSRRHV; the protein is encoded by the coding sequence ATGGCCACCACCGCGACGACGCACCCCCTGCTGGACACCCACCGCGAGACCCTCGAGGCGGCGACGCAGGCCCTGCGCGAGCGCAGCTACTACAGCCGCTACCCCGAGTCGCCGAGCCCCCGGGTCTACGGCGAGGGCTCCTCCGAGCGCGGCCAGCTCGCGCACCAGGAGACCCTCAACAAGGACTTCGACGGGCTCGAGGAGCAGCCCACGACCGGCCGCAGCGTCGGCTCGGAGAAGAGCCCCTACGGCCCGACCCTCGGGGTGCGCTACCCCGAGCTGGACGTCGACGCCGCGATGGAGGCGGCGCAGCAGGCGCTGCCCGCCTGGCGCGACGCCGGCGCCGAGGTCCGGGCCGCCGTGCTCACCGAGGTGATCGAGCGGATCAACGCGCGCAGCCACGAGATGGCGCACGCGGTCATGCACACCTCCGGGCAGCCGTTCGTCATGTCCTTCCAGGCCGGCGGCCCGCACGCCCAGGACCGCGCGCTCGAGGCGGTCGTCGTCGCGCTCGAGGAGCAGCGCCGCGTCCCGGAGTCGGTGACCTGGGAGAAGCCGGCGAAGGGCGACCCGATCCGGATGCAGAAGGACTACCGGATCGTGCCGCGCGGCGTCGCGCTGGTCATCGGCTGCAACACCTTCCCCACGTGGAACGCCTACCCCGGCATCTTCGCCTCGCTCGCGACCGGCAACCCGGTCGTCATCAAGCCGCACCCGCACGCCGTCCTGCCGCTCGCGCTGACCGTGCAGATCGCCCGCGAGACCCTCGCCGAGGCCGGCTTCGACCCGGCCCTGGTCCAGCTCGCCGCGGAGGACGACGGCGGCACGCTCGCGAAGGACCTCGCGCTGCACCCGGCCGTGAAGATCATCGACTACACCGGCGGCCCCGGCTTCGGCCACTGGCTGGAGACCGAGGCGGCGGGCGCGGGCAAGCTCGTCTACACCGAGAAGGCCGGGCTCAACACCGTCGTCGTCGACTCCACCGACGACCTCAAGGGCATGCTGGGCAACCTGGCCTTCTCCTTCTCCCTCTACTCCGGGCAGATGTGCACCGCCCCGCAGAACGTCTACGTCCCGCCGACCGTCCGCACCGACGAGGGCGACCTGTCCGCCGCGGAGTTCGCCGAGAAGCTCGGCCAGGCGATCAGCGGTTTCACCGCCGACGACGCCAAGGCGGTCGAGGTCCTCGGTGCCACGGTCAACGACGACGTCCGCGGGCGCGCGACCGACATCCCGGGCCTGGCCGACCGGCTCGGCGGCGACGTCGTCCTCGACAGCCGCGCCGTCGCCCACCCCTCCTACCCCGACGCCGTGGTGCGCACCCCCGCCCTGGTGGGGGTCGACGCCGCCAACGACGCGGCATACACGCAGGAGTGCTTCGGCCCGGTCGCCTTCGTCATCCGCACCGAGGACACCGCCGACTCGCTGCGCCGCTTCTCGCGGACCGTCGCCGAGCACGGCGGCATGACCGCGGCGGTGTATGCCACCGACGAGGAGGTCCTGGACGACGCGCGGGAGGCCGCCGCGGACGCCGGGGTGGCGCTGTCGGAGAACCTCACCGGCCAGATCTTCGTCAACCAGACGGCCGCCTTCTCCGACTTCCACGGCACCGGCGCCAACCCCGCGGCCAACGCCGCCTACGCCGACGCCGCCTTCGTCTCCAACCGGTTCCGGGTCATCACCAGCCGGCGCCACGTCTGA
- a CDS encoding 3-hydroxyacyl-CoA dehydrogenase NAD-binding domain-containing protein, with protein sequence MPESPTPPHALLSPPDQTAVAVIGAGAMGAGIAQVAAQAGHPVILVDAQPEAAERAVAGLRATFDKLVAKGKVTREDADATLARVTPHTTADMRTIPAVALVIEAVVEHLDVKRAIFRQLESAQPSTTVLATNTSSLSIDDIVGEACSGHDAALHGGTSPAMAHPERVLGLHFFNPPPLMRLVEVITGAASGADVLDAASELVRRWGKTPVRCTSTPGFIVNRVARPFYGEAQRMVAEGLADPATIDLALRGAGFRMGPFELTDLIGQDVNLAVGESVWRQTGEDPRYAPTDWQRELVREGRLGRKTGRGVFEYADGRPVDAEPDAALAEQLVGGPVQTDPVARTLAMLVNEGVDLVHRGEASAEDVDTAMTLGTNYPHGPFAWLEQIGADTVRRQLAELDELYPGGRYRPSEAL encoded by the coding sequence ATGCCAGAGTCGCCGACGCCGCCGCACGCCCTGCTCAGCCCTCCGGACCAGACCGCAGTCGCCGTCATCGGGGCCGGGGCGATGGGCGCCGGGATCGCGCAGGTCGCGGCGCAGGCCGGCCACCCCGTGATCCTCGTGGACGCACAGCCGGAGGCGGCCGAGCGCGCGGTGGCCGGGCTGCGGGCGACCTTCGACAAGCTCGTCGCCAAGGGCAAGGTCACGCGGGAGGACGCGGACGCCACCCTCGCGCGGGTCACGCCGCACACCACCGCCGACATGAGGACCATCCCGGCGGTGGCGCTCGTGATCGAGGCCGTGGTCGAGCACCTAGACGTCAAGCGGGCGATCTTCCGCCAGCTCGAGAGCGCGCAGCCGAGCACAACGGTCCTGGCGACCAACACCTCCTCGCTGTCGATCGACGACATCGTCGGGGAGGCCTGCTCCGGGCACGACGCGGCGCTGCACGGCGGCACCTCGCCTGCCATGGCCCACCCGGAGCGGGTCCTCGGCCTGCACTTCTTCAACCCGCCGCCACTGATGAGGCTCGTCGAGGTCATCACGGGCGCCGCCTCGGGGGCCGACGTCCTCGACGCGGCCTCGGAGCTGGTGCGCCGCTGGGGCAAGACGCCGGTGCGGTGCACCTCGACACCGGGGTTCATCGTCAACCGCGTCGCCCGCCCGTTCTACGGCGAGGCTCAGCGCATGGTCGCCGAGGGGCTCGCGGACCCGGCGACGATCGATCTGGCGCTGCGCGGCGCCGGCTTCCGGATGGGGCCGTTCGAGCTGACCGACCTCATCGGGCAGGACGTCAACCTCGCCGTCGGCGAGTCCGTGTGGCGGCAGACCGGCGAGGACCCGCGCTACGCACCGACCGACTGGCAGCGCGAGCTCGTGCGCGAGGGCAGGCTCGGCCGCAAGACCGGGCGCGGCGTCTTCGAGTATGCCGACGGCCGGCCGGTCGACGCCGAGCCCGACGCGGCGCTCGCCGAGCAGCTGGTGGGCGGCCCGGTGCAGACCGACCCGGTCGCGCGCACCCTCGCCATGCTCGTCAACGAGGGCGTCGACCTCGTCCATCGCGGCGAGGCGAGCGCCGAGGACGTCGACACCGCCATGACCCTCGGCACCAACTACCCCCACGGCCCGTTCGCCTGGCTGGAGCAGATCGGCGCCGACACCGTCCGCCGGCAGCTCGCTGAGCTCGACGAGCTCTATCCCGGCGGCCGCTACCGACCGAGCGAGGCACTGTGA